The following proteins come from a genomic window of Sorghum bicolor cultivar BTx623 chromosome 3, Sorghum_bicolor_NCBIv3, whole genome shotgun sequence:
- the LOC8059139 gene encoding putative pentatricopeptide repeat-containing protein At5g59900, whose translation MPLPPRRPLAGQPNATPATSDSGMVKLLADILHHTAPSTWPSALAAPLLRQRLAPAHVSSLLVLPASLRRPDLSRRFLLLLPSHLVSPVSLSLLALSFLSSSPSSPASSPHAASLLLSLVSSTPSASSSFSSLSHANTLATFRPGAATAAVTLLASSYLRLRRARDAADVLRLSLSSGIAMKQYTASQILFALIKIRQFALARDLFDEMVQCKFPLDEYVYTAGIRAYCEIRNLDGARGLLTRMESKGVKGSAVPYNVLMYGLCRNNRVLEAVEVKNSMVERGIVADEVTYRTLVYGFCRTEELEMALEMTDDMLSLHFVPSVASCSFMVDGLRKRGHIDKAFRLACHLGELGMVPNLFACNALIDKLCKDRRFREAERLFRGMANRGLEPNEVTYAILIHSLCKRGMMDDALCMFDRMREKGIRVTVYPYNSLINGYCQHDNFHQARGLLNEMVEKGLAPSAASYSPLIAGLCRKGDLASAMELHREMARNGVSGNVYTFTTLISGFCKDGNMDEAARLFDKMIDSSVVPNEVTFNVMIEGYCRVGNVRKAFQLYDQMVDRGLTPDNYTYRSLISVLCLTLGAMKAKEFVDDLENNCVVLNSFSLTTLMYGFCKEGRLTETYHIWDEMRARGVKLDLISFTVIVYAALKLHDGEKISVLFREMKEKGVKPDNVFHTCMIDVHSKEENIVQALNCWDKMIADGCSPNVVTYTVLINHLCKSGYLSSAQILCEEMLVGRFLPNSFTYNCFLDFLANEGELEKAKVLHATILEGCLANTVTFNTLIKGFCKAGQIQGAIDLMQNNTESGFFPDCISYSTIINELCKVGDINKAFQLWNEMLYKGLKPDIVAYNILIRWCNIHGEFDKGLGIYSDMVKNGVQPNWDTYRALFLGASSMTTKGKTLLLTT comes from the coding sequence ATGCCTCTTCCGCCGCGCCGGCCCCTCGCGGGCCAACCTAATGCCACTCCCGCCACCTCAGATTCGGGCATGGTGAAGCTCCTCGCCGACATCCTCCACCACACCGCGCCATCCACCTGGCCGTCCGCCCTCGCCGCGCCGCTGCTCCGCCAACGCCTCGCCCCCGCGCACGTCTCTTCCCTCCTCGTCCTCCCGGCCTCTCTCCGCCGGCCCGACCTTTCCCGCCGGTTTCTCCTCCTGTTGCCTTCCCACCTCGTCTCCCCGGTGTCGCTCTCCCTGCTcgccctctccttcctctcctcgTCCCCTTCGTCCCCGGCATCCTCCCCGCACGCCGCATCCCTGCTCCTCTCCCTCGTGTCATCCACACCTTCCGCGTCATCCTCATTTTCGTCTCTCTCACACGCTAATACACTCGCCACCTTCCGACCtggcgccgccaccgccgccgtcacGCTTCTTGCGTCCTCGTACCTCCGGCTCCGCCGCGCCCGCGACGCTGCCGACGTCCTCCGCCTATCCCTCTCGTCTGGCATTGCGATGAAGCAATACACCGCTTCGCAGATATTATTTGCTCTCATTAAGATCCGGCAGTTTGCTCTTGCCCGCGACCTGTTTGATGAAATGGTTCAATGCAAATTTCCCTTGGACGAATATGTTTACACTGCTGGAATTCGGGCCTACTGTGAGATAAGGAATTTGGATGGTGCAAGGGGACTGTTGACAAGGATGGAAAGCAAGGGTGTCAAGGGCAGTGCTGTGCCATACAATGTGTTGATGTATGGTCTCTGCAGAAACAATCGTGTCCTTGAGGCAGTGGAGGTGAAGAACAGCATGGTGGAGAGAGGAATTGTCGCTGATGAAGTTACATACCGTACTCTGGTTTATGGGTTTTGTCGGACTGAGGAACTTGAAATGGCATTGGAAATGACTGATGACATGCTTAGTCTGCACTTTGTGCCATCAGTGGCCAGTTGCTCGTTTATGGTTGATGGGCTACGAAAGAGAGGGCACATCGACAAGGCATTCAGGTTAGCTTGTCACTTGGGTGAGTTGGGCATGGTGCCAAACCTGTTTGCATGTAATGCATTGATTGATAAACTGTGCAAGGACAGAAGATTTAGGGAGGCAGAAAGGCTCTTCAGAGGGATGGCAAACAGGGGTCTAGAGCCAAACGAGGTGACCTATGCTATACTGATACATTCCCTGTGTAAGAGGGGAATGATGGATGACGCACTTTGCATGTTTGATAGGATGAGGGAGAAGGGAATCAGAGTGACAGTTTATCCATACAACTCTTTAATTAATGGTTACTGCCAACATGACAATTTTCACCAGGCAAGAGGTCTTCTGAACGAGATGGTTGAGAAGGGATTGGCACCAAGTGCGGCATCATATTCTCCCCTTATAGCTGGTCTATGTCGGAAAGGGGATCTGGCCAGTGCAATGGAGCTCCACAGGGAGATGGCCAGGAATGGTGTTTCAGGGAATGTATATACATTTACAACGCTTATCAGTGGTTTCTGCAAGGACGGAAATATGGATGAAGCAGCTAGGTTGTTTGATAAGATGATAGACAGTTCTGTAGTACCAAATGAAGTGACTTTTAATGTTATGATTGAAGGGTATTGCCGTGTAGGCAATGTTAGGAAGGCATTCCAGTTATATGATCAGATGGTAGATAGGGGCCTAACACCTGACAATTACACTTACAGGTCACTGATAAGTGTACTTTGTTTGACACTAGGTGCCATGAAAGCTAAGGAATTTGTTGATGATCTAGAAAACAATTGTGTTGTACTAAATAGTTTTAGCCTTACAACACTTATGTATGGATTCTGCAAAGAAGGAAGGTTAactgaaacgtaccatatttgGGATGAGATGAGAGCGCGGGGAGTCAAGCTTGATCTTATCAGTTTTACTGTAATTGTATATGCAGCTCTGAAACTGCATGACGGGGAGAAAATAAGTGTGTTATTTAGGGAAATGAAAGAAAAAGGTGTGAAGCCAGACAATGTGTTCCATACATGCATGATTGATGTGCACTCGAAGGAAGAAAATATAGTTCAAGCTTTAAACTGCTGGGATAAGATGATAGCTGACGGATGCTCTCCAAATGTTGTCACATATACGGTTTTAATTAATCATCTATGCAAGTCTGGATATTTGAGTAGCGCACAGATCCTTTGTGAAGAAATGTTAGTTGGGCGCTTCCTTCCTAATAGCTTTACTTATAATTGCTTTCTTGATTTTCTAGCAAATGAAGGAGAGCTGGAAAAGGCTAAAGTTCTACACGCAACCATCCTTGAAGGCTGTTTAGCTAACACAGTGACATTTAACACATTGATCAAAGGGTTCTGTAAGGCTGGGCAGATCCAAGGGGCAATTGACCTTATGCAGAACAATACTGAGAGTGGTTTCTTTCCTGATTGCATCAGTTATTCTACAATAATAAATGAGCTCTGTAAGGTTGGTGACATCAATAAAGCATTTCAGCTTTGGAATGAAATGTTATACAAGGGACTGAAACCTGATATCGTGGCATACAATATTTTGATTCGCTGGTGCAATATTCATGGTGAATTTGATAAGGGCTTAGGAATTTACAGTGATATGGTTAAAAATGGTGTGCAACCAAACTGGGACACATATAGAGCTCTTTTCTTAGGAGCTTCTTCGATGACCAC